The Macaca thibetana thibetana isolate TM-01 chromosome 19, ASM2454274v1, whole genome shotgun sequence genome has a segment encoding these proteins:
- the MAP3K10 gene encoding mitogen-activated protein kinase kinase kinase 10, which yields MEEEEGVAAKEWGTTPAGPVWTAVFDYEAAGDEELTLRRGDRVQVLSQDCAVSGDEGWWTGQLPSGRVGVFPSNYVAPGARAAPAGLQLPQEIPFHELQLEEIIGVGGFGKVYRALWRGEEVAVKAARLDPEKDPAVTAEQVCQEARLFGALQHPNIIALRGACLNPPHLCLVMEYARGGALSRVLAGRRVPPHVLVNWAVQVARGMNYLHNGAPVPIIHRDLKSINILILEAIENHNLADTVLKITDFGLAREWHKTTKMSAAGTYAWMAPEVIRLSLFSKSSDVWSFGVLLWELLTGEVPYREIDALAVAYGVAMNKLTLPIPSTCPEPFARLLEECWDPDPHGRPDFGSILKRLEVIEQSALFQMPLESFHSLQEDWKLEIQHMFDDLRTKEKELRSREEELLRAAQEQRFQEEQLRRREQELAEREMDIVERELHLLMCQLSQEKPRVRKRKGNFKRSRLLKLREGGSHISLPSGFEHKITVQASPTLDKRKGSDGASPPASPSIIPRLRAIRLTPVDCGGSSSGSSSGGSGTWSRGGPPKKEELVGGKKKGRTWGPSSTLQKERVGGEERLKGLGEGSKQWSSSAPNLGKSPKHTPIAPGFASLNEMEEFAEAEDGGSSVPPSPYSTPSYLSVPLPAEPSPGARAPWEPTPTAPPARWGHGARRRCDLALLGCATLLGAVGLGADVAEARAADGEEQRRWLDGLFFPRAGRFPRGLSPPARPHGRRDDVGPGLGLAPSATLVSLSSVSDCNSTRSLLRSDSDEAAPAAPSPPPSPPAPTPSPSANPLVDLELESFKKDPRQSLTPTHVTAACAVSRGHRRTPSDGALGQRGPPEPAGHGPGPRDLLDFPRLPDPQALFPARRRPPDFPGRPTTLTFAPRPRPAASRPRLDPWKLVSFGQTLTISPPSRPDTPESPGPPSMQPTLLDMDMEGQNQDSTVPLCGAHGSH from the exons atggaggaggaggagggggtggcGGCCAAGGAGTGGGGCACGACCCCCGCGGGGCCCGTCTGGACCGCGGTGTTCGACTACGAGGCGGCGGGCGACGAGGAGCTGACCCTGCGGAGGGGCGATCGCGTCCAGGTGCTTTCCCAAGACTGTGCGGTGTCCGGCGATGAGGGCTGGTGGACCGGGCAGCTCCCCAGCGGCCGCGTGGGCGTCTTCCCCAGCAACTACGTGGCTCCCGGCGCTCGTGCTGCACCCGCGGGCCTCCAGCTGCCCCAGGAGATCCCCTTCCACGAGCTGCAGCTAGAGGAGATCATCGGTGTGGGGGGCTTTGGCAAGGTCTATCGGGCTCTGTGGCGTGGCGAGGAGGTGGCCGTCAAGGCCGCCCGGCTGGACCCTGAGAAGGACCCGGCAGTGACAGCGGAGCAGGTGTGCCAGGAAGCCCGGCTCTTTGGAGCCCTGCAGCACCCCAACATCATTGCCCTTAGGGGCGCCTGCCTCAACCCCCCACACCTCTGCCTAGTGATGGAGTATGCCCGGGGTGGCGCACTGAGCAGGGTGCTGGCAGGTCGCCGGGTGCCACCTCACGTGCTGGTCAACTGGGCTGTGCAGGTGGCCCGGGGCATGAACTACCTACACAATGGTGCCCCTGTGCCCATCATCCACCGGGACCTCAAGTCCATCAACA TCCTGATCCTGGAGGCCATCGAGAACCACAACCTCGCAGACACGGTGCTCAAGATCACAGACTTTGGCCTTGCCCGCGAGTGGCACAAGACCACCAAGATGAGCGCTGCGGGGACCTATGCCTGGATGGCTCCGGAGGTTATCcgtctctccctcttctccaaaAGCAGTGATGTCTGGAG CTTCGGGGTGCTACTGTGGGAGCTGCTGACTGGGGAGGTTCCCTACCGTGAGATCGACGCCTTGGCCGTCGCGTATGGCGTGGCTATGAATAAGCTGACGCTGCCCATTCCCTCCACGTGCCCCGAGCCCTTTGCCCGCCTCCTGGAGG aatGCTGGGACCCAGACCCCCATGGGCGGCCAGATTTTGGCAGCATCTTGAAGCGGCTTGAAGTCATCGAACAGTCAGCCCTGTTCCAGATGCCACTGGAGTCCTTCCACTCGCTGCAGGAAGACTGGAAGTTGGAGATTCAGCACATGTTTGATGACCTTCGGACCAAGGAGAAG GAGCTTCGGAGCCGTGAGGAGGAGCTGCTGCGGGCGGCGCAGGAGCAGCGCTTCCAGGAGGAGCAGCTGCGGCGGCGGGAGCAGGAGCTGGCAGAACGCGAGATGGACATCGTGGAAAGGGAGCTGCACCTGCTCATGTGCCAACTGAGCCAGGAGAAGCCCCGGGTCCGCAAGCGCAAGGGCAACTTCAAGCGCAGCCGCCTGCTCAAGCTGCGGGAAGGCGGCAGCCACATCAGCCTGCCCTCTG GCTTTGAGCATAAGATCACAGTCCAGGCCTCTCCAACCCTGGATAAGCGGAAAGGATCGGATGGGGCCAGCCCCCCTGCAAGCCCCAGCATCATTCCCCGGCTGAGGGCCATTCGCC TGACTCCTGTGGActgtggtggcagcagcagtggcagcagcagtggaGGAAGTGGGACATGGAGCCGTGGTGGGCCCCCAAAGAAGGAAGAACTGGTCGGGGGCAAGAAGAAGGGCCGAACGTGGGGGCCCAGCTCCACCCTGCAGAAGGAgcgggtgggaggagaggagag GCtgaaggggctgggggaaggaagcAAACAGTGGTCATCGAGTGCCCCCAACCTGGGCAAgtcccccaaacacacacccatCGCCCCTGGCTTCGCCAGCCTCAATGAGATGG AGGAGTTCGCGGAGGCGGAGGACGGAGGCAGCAGCGTGCCCCCTTCCCCCTACTCGACCCCGTCCTACCTCTCGGTGCCACTGCCCGCCGAGCCCTCCCCGGGGGCACGGGCGCCGTGGGAGCCGACGCCGACCGCGCCCCCCGCCCGGTGGGGACACGGTGCCCGGCGGCGCTGCGACCTGGCGCTGCTAGGCTGTGCCACGCTGCTGGGGGCTGTGGGCCTGGGCGCCGACGTGGCCGAGGCACGCGCGGCTGACGGCGAGGAGCAGCGGCGCTGGCTCGACGGCCTCTTCTTTCCCCGCGCCGGCCGCTTCCCGCGGGGCCTCAGCCCTCCCGCGCGTCCCCACGGCCGCCGCGACGACGTGGGCCCCGGCCTGGGCCTGGCGCCCTCGGCCACCCTCGTGTCGCTGTCGTCCGTGTCTGACTGCAACTCCACGCGTTCACTACTGCGCTCTGACAGCGATGAGGCCGCGCCGGCCGCgccctccccaccaccctcccCGCCCGCGCCCACACCCTCGCCCAGCGCCAACCCCCTGGTGGACCTGGAGCTGGAGAGCTTCAAGAAGGACCCCCGCCAGTCGCTCACGCCCACCCACGTCACGGCTGCATGCGCCGTGAGTCGCGGGCACCGGCGGACGCCATCGGACGGGGCGCTGGGGCAGCGGGGGCCTCCCGAGCCCGCGGGCCACGGCCCTG GCCCTCGTGACCTTCTGGACTTCCCCCGCCTGCCCGACCCCCAGGCCCTGTTTCCAGCCCGCCGCCGGCCCCCCGATTTCCCAGGCCGCCCCACCACCCTGACCTTTGCCCCGAGACCTCGGCCGGCTGCCAGTCGCCCCCGCTTGGACCCCTGGAAACTGGTCTCCTTCGGCCAGACACTCACCATCTCGCCTCCCAGCAGGCCAGACACTCCGGAGAGCCCTGGGCCCCCCAGCATGCAGCCTACGCTGCTGGACATGGACATGGAGGGGCAGAACCAGGACAGCACAGTGCCCCTCTGTGGGGCCCACGGCTCCCACTAA
- the TTC9B gene encoding tetratricopeptide repeat protein 9B has translation MQRGALSPVLMLSAAPEPPPRPPPAISPPGPGPGSGSRHGSARPGPTPEPSGSLGAALDSSLRAAVAFKAEGQRCYREKKFREAIGKYHRALLQLKAAQGARPGGLPAPAPGPTSSPGPARLSEEQRRLVESTEVECYDSLTACLLQSELVNYERVREYCLKVLEKQQGNFKATYRAGIAFYHLGDYARALRYLQEARSREPTDTNVLRYIQLTQLKMSRCSLQREDSGAGAQTRDVIG, from the exons ATGCAGCGCGGCGCGCTGTCCCCGGTGCTGATGCTCAGCGCTGCCCCGGAGCCTCCGCCGCGCCCGCCTCCCGCCATCTCCCCGCCGGGCCCCGGCCCGGGCTCGGGCTCCCGCCATGGCTCGGCTCGTCCCGGTCCTACCCCAGAGCCGTCGGGGAGCCTGGGCGCGGCGCTCGACAGCAGCCTGCGGGCCGCCGTGGCGTTCAAGGCAGAGGGCCAGCGCTGCTACCGAGAGAAGAAGTTCCGGGAGGCCATCGGCAAGTACCACCGAGCGCTGCTTCAGCTGAAGGCGGCGCAGGGGGCCCGCCCTGGCGGCctgcccgcccccgcccccgggCCCACCAGCAGCCCCGGGCCGGCGCGTCTCAGCGAGGAGCAGCGGCGCCTGGTGGAGAGCACGGAGGTGGAGTGTTACGACTCCCTCACGG CTTGCCTGCTGCAGTCGGAGCTGGTAAACTACGAGCGCGTGCGCGAGTACTGTCTCAAGGTGCTGGAGAAGCAGCAGGGCAACTTTAAGGCCACCTACCGCGCCGGCATTGCCTTCTACCACCTGGGCGACTACGCACGCGCGCTGCGCTACCTGCAGGAGGCCCGCAGCCGGGAGCCCACAG ACACCAATGTGCTCCGTTACATCCAGCTGACTCAGCTGAAGATGAGCCGTTGCAGCCTCCAGCGGGAAGACAGTGGCGCTGGGGCCCAGACTCGGGATGTAATTGGCTGA
- the CCNP gene encoding cyclin-P — translation MVCRMLPRRALPRAVTPEMRALVVDWLVQVHEYLGLAGDTLYLAVHLLDSYLSAGRVRLHRLQLLGVACLFVACKMEECVLPEPAFLCLLSADSFSRAELLRAERRILSRLDFRLHHPGPLLCLGLLAALAGSSPQVMLLATYFLELSLLEAEAAGWEPGRRAAAALSLAHRLLDGAGSRLQLELYSPEELGPLEPCMARAALRGPAPGRAAVFLKYARPQRQGTSLAAACLLRCLQPEPP, via the exons GTGTGCCGCATGCTGCCCCGGAGAGCCCTGCCCCGCGCTGTGACCCCGGAGATGCGCGCCCTGGTGGTAGACTGGCTGGTCCAGGTGCAC GAGTACCTGGGTTTGGCTGGTGACACACTTTACCTGGCGGTGCACCTGCTTGATTCCTACCTGAGTGCTGGCCGCGTGCGCCTACATCGCCTGCAGCTGCTGGGAGTGGCCTGCCTGTTTGTGGCGTGCAAAATGGAAGAGTGCGTGCTTCCCGAG CCcgccttcctctgcctcctgagcgcCGACTCCTTCTCGCGGGCGGAGCTGCTGCGAGCCGAGCGCCGCATCCTGAGCCGCCTGGATTTCCGGCTGCACCACCCGGGTCCGCTGCTGTGCCTCGGGCTGCTGGCCGCGCTGGCAGGGAGCAGCCCCCAG GTGATGCTACTTGCCACCTACTTCCTGGAGCTGTCTTTgctggaggccgaggcggcgggATGGGAGCCAGGTCGTCGCGCGGCTGCGGCTCTGAGCCTGGCGCACCGCTTGCTAGACGGCGCGGGCTCCAGGCTCCAGCTGGAACTTTACAG CCCCGAGGAACTGGGCCCCCTCGAGCCGTGCATGGCCCGCGCTGCGCTCCGAGGTCCCGCGCCGGGCCGCGCCGCAGTCTTCCTCAAGTACGCGCGGCCCCAGCGCCAGGGCACCAGCCTCGCCGCCGCCTGCCTGCTCCGCTGCCTCCAGCCTGAGCCCCCCTGA